The nucleotide window TGACTCCCTCGACGGCAGCTGCCCGATACTCAGCAAAGCGGTCCCCCGGGCATACGAGCACGATGTGTCCGACACTGGGGGCGGCATCGAGCGCGGCCATCGTCCACGCAAGGACCGGCCGACCGGCGACGAGCGTGAGCTGCTTCCCGCCCGCGAGTCCGAGCCGCTGCCCGGTACCGCCGGCGCACACGATCGCGGTGGCGCCGTGCGGGCTCATGACTCGTCGCCCATCGGCGTGTTGGCGTGCGATTGCCGAGCGAAGATCATGCGGCCCGCGGACGTCTGCAGGACCGACGTCACCTCGATGTCAGCCTCGGTGCCCACAAGTCCCTTGCCGCCCTGCACCACGACCATCGTGCCGTCGTCGAGGTAGCCGACGCCCTGATCGGGCTCCTTGCCCTGCTTGGTCACGCGCAGACGGATGCTCTCACCGGGCAGGTAGTTCGGCCGAAGCGCCGTAGCGGCTTCATTGAGGTTCATGACCTCGATGCCGCGGACACTGGCGACCTTCTGGAGGTTGTAATCAACGGTCAGCAACGACCCTTTCGCGTCGACGGCGAGCCGCATCAGCTTCTCATCCACGAGCGGTGTATCGGGGTAGTCGGTCTCAAACACCGGGACCGCGTCCTCGGTGGGCAGCGATGCGAGCAGGTCGAGCCCACGACGCCCTCGTGCGCGGCGCGTATCGTCGGCGGAGTCAGCAAGCGTCTGAAGCTCGGCCAGCACGAAGCGCGGCACGCGCAGCGTCCCCGGCAAGAACCCGATGCGCCGGAGCTCGACGAATCTGCCGTCGATGACGACGCTCGTGTCGAGCAGGACCACGCGCTGCTCGGCCGTGACGAGCTCAGGCGGAGCCAGACGCGGGAACATCGCCGAGAAGTCACGGCGCTTCGACTGAGCGGCGCGCATGAACAGATTGGCGAGAACGATCATGAGTAGAACGGTGACGGTCGTCGAAAGCCAAGCGGGCTTCACCAGACGCAGTGGCCATGAGGCGAACAGTGCGATCACCAAACCGACCATGAGTCCCGCGGTCGACAGCAGTAGGTCGGCCGGGGACGTGTCGATGATCCGGGCTTCGATGCGACGCCAGACTCCCGTGAGTTCTCGGCCGATGATTCCGCCGAGCACGTACCCGATCGCTCCCCCAAGAATGATCAATAGAAAGATGACGTAGTAACGAGGAAGGCCGAGCTCTGTCTGCCAGTCGACAAGACCTGTCGCCGCATACCCTCCCACTAGACCGCCCGTCACCAGAATGACTCGGGTGATGGCTTCAATCATGGGTGTAGCGGATACGGCACGCGTGCCGCTCGCCTCCACCTCCTCCCGGTTCGTTGATGCGAACCCATACCCCCGACCGATGCTAGCACACGGCCAGCTGGGCTCTCCTTGATGAGGGTATCGGCTGCCCTAGACCGCAGCGTGAGCGCGGATCCTGCTCAGACCGCTCGCGATCGCCTTGGCGCGACGCGTACCGACACCATCGACGTCATCGAGTTCGGCCGCGGTCGCACGGACCATCGCGGGCAGCGAGCAGAAGCGCTCGACGATGCGATTGACGACCGTGGAGGGTAGCGCCGGTATCTGGGCCAGGACGCGGTAGCCACGCGGTCGCAGGTGCTGCTCACCGCGATCGCCGGCGTCGAGGCCGAGTTCGTGCGCGACCGCATCGGGCTCAAGCAAGCGGTCGAGCGGCAGGTCGCCGAGGCGCGTGCGAACGGCCGCACAGTTGCGCGATGCGGGGTCGGCCGCATAATCGCGGACCAGGAGGTTGTACTGGTCGTCGATACCGGCAGTGAGCTCATCGGCTTGCATGCGCACGAGGCGGCCTTCAGTCCCGAGCTGACCGATGTAGCGCGCGACCTCGTGCGAAACCCGGCGCACCATCTCGAACCGGCCGATCGCCTCGGCCACATCACCGAGTGTGACCAGATCATCGAACTCGAGGTGAGTGACGCGTTCCATGACCTCACCGAGACGGGTGCGGTAGTTCTGGAGAGTCTGGAGCGCTTGATTCGCCTTGGCGAGAACGACTTCCGTGTCCTCGAGCGTGATGCGCCGTCCTCGCAGGTAGAGGCTTACGATCTGGCGCCGCTGCGAGACCGAGATGACCAGTGCCTTGGTCTGCCGGCTGACGCGCTCGGCGGTGCGGTGACGCATACCGGTCTCGCTGGTGGGAAGCGACGGATCAGGCTGCAGGTGGGCGTTTGCCCGCATGATACGAGCCGCGTACTGATCCAAGATGATCGCACCGTCCATCTTGGCGAGCTCAAACACCCGCTGCGGCGTGAACGGCGTGTCGATGATGAATCCGCCGTCGCAGAGCCCTTTCACACCGGCCTCATCGCCGATGACGATGAGCGCGCCGGTTCTGGCGGCGAGAATCATGTCCAGCCCTTCGCGCAGATGCGTTCCAGGAGCGACCTTCTTCAGTTCCTCGCGGAGCAACTCTCTCGTCTTTGGGTCAATCACATGGACTCCCACCACGTCGGTGAATGCAACGCCTATCTCGATTCTGCCACGACTGGGCCCGCGCGTAACCCTACTTGGTCGCGAGAAGACCTCAGTGACCTTGCCCGAACGCAGCCGCAAGCGCGTCTTGAATCGTGGTCGTGCTGACGAGTGGCCCCCGATCGGCCTCGGTCATCGATGCGGGAGCGGCGCCGAGCACGCGCTCGAAACCGAACCGCGACGCCTCCTTCGCACGGGACGCCGCCTGCGCTACGGGTCTGATCTGCCCCGTCAGCCCGAGCTCGCCGAAGGAAGCGATCGAACGCTTGATGGGCACGTCCCTCAACGCCGAGGCAAGTGCGAGCGCCAGCGGCAGGTCGACCGCCGGCTCAAGGATGCGCAACCCGCCTGCGACCGACACGTAGACGTCCTGACCGGCGAAGGACAGCCCGGCGCGTCGCTCCAGAACGGCGAGCACCTGCAGAAGCCGAGCGGTGTCCACGCCCGTGGCGAGTCGCCGCGGCGCAGGCAGGTAGCTCGGTGTCACAAGCGCCTGAATCTCGACGAGCAAGGGCCGCGTGCCCTCCATCGCTGTCATGACCGCCGAGCCGGCGACCTCCTCGGTTCGCTCGGCGATGAACGCCGACGAAGGCGATCCGACGCCGATAAGCCCGACCTCCCCCATCTCGAAGATGCCGATCTCACTTGACGAGCCGAACCTGTTCTTGACCGCGCGGACTATGCGAAACGCGTGGTCGCGGTCACCCTCGAAGTACAGGACCGCATCAACCATGTGCTCGAGGACTCGTGGGCCCGCGATCGCGCCGTCCTTGGTTACGTGACCGACGATGAGCGTGGTCACACCGAGGTCCTTGGCCACCCTCATGAGACGGGCGGTGCATGCGCGGACCTGTCCAACACTGCCGGGCGCTCCGGACAGCTCGGAATCAAAGGCCGTCTGAATCGAGTCGATGATGAGTACGCCGGGTTTGCGCTCCCGCACAGTCTCCTCGACGACAGTGATGTCGAGCTCTGGCAGCAGCTTGACGCGCTCACTCGTCGCACCGAGTCGCCGCGCGCGAAGACCGATCTGCTGCGGCGACTCTTCACCGCACACATACAGCACGTCGGTACCGGTCGATCCGATCGCCTGGGCTGCCTGGAGCAGGAGTGTGGACTTGCCGATTCCCGGCTCACCGCCGAGCAGAACGAGCGAACCTGCGACCAGGCCGCCGCCCAGCACCCGATCGAGCTCGTCGATGCCGGTCGTCGATCGCTTGGCCTCGCTGGCGCCGACCTCGTCGAGACCGAGCGTAACCGCACTCAGACGCGCAGCCCGCCGACCATCGCCGACGGGCTGCTCGATCTCTTCAACCATTGTGCCGAACTCGCCACAGTCACTGCAGCGTCCTTGCCAGCGGAGCGCACTCGCGCCGCAGTTCTGACAGCGCCACACAGACCGCGTCTTCGCCATGCGCTACTCGCCAGCCGCGCCGCCGGAGGCCTTGCCGCCACCGCTTCGCACACCACTGCGACGAGTCGGGGCCGGCTTGCTCGGCACCTCAGGCTCCTCGGTCGCGGCGCGAGTCGAAACCGCGACGATGCCCTCGCCCTTTCGGAAGGCAGCGGCACCGTCCTCGACATAGACCTCGATGACGTCGCCAGCAAGCCAGTTCCCGCCGAGGATCTGCTCGGAGAGCGGGTCCTCGAGCAGACGCTGGATCGCGCGCCTCAACGGACGGGCGCCCAGCGTGGAGTCGAAGCCCTCCTGCGCGAGCAACTTGCGTGCTTCTTCGGTGATCGTTATGCCGAAGCCTTGCTGACCGAGCTGCACGCGCAGACGATCGACCATGAGATCGACGATCTGCTCGATCTGTTCGGTGTTGAGGTCGTGGAACACGATGACCTCGTCCACACGGTTGAGGAACTCGGGCCGGAAGAGCTTCTTGAGCTCCCCGGTCACCCGCTCCTTGACCGCGTCGTAGCCGATGCCACCGCTGGCGGCCGCCGGCATGAAGCCGAGGGATGCCTGCTTCACGATGTCCCGCGCGCCGATGTTGCTGGTCATGATCACGATCGCGTTCTTGAAGTCGACCTTGCGACCCTGAGCATCGGTGAGGCGACCCTCCTCGAGGACCTGCAGAAGCACGTTGAACACGTCGGGGTGCGCCTTCTCGATCTCGTCGAAGAGGATGACGGAGTACGGCTTGCGACGGACGGCCTCTGTGAGCTGACCGCCTTCATCGAACCCGACGTAGCCCGGAGGCGAACCGATCAGGCGAGACACGGTGTGCTTCTCCATGTACTCGGACATGTCGAGGCTGATAAGCGAGTCCTCGCTGCCGAACAGGAAGCTTGCGAGGGCCTTGGAGAGCTCGGTCTTACCAACTCCGGACGGGCCCAGGAAGATGAACGAGCCCGAGGGGCGCTTGGGATCCTTGAGGCCGGCGCGTGCGCGTCGGATAGCTTTGCTGACGGCGGTGACGGCTTCGTCCTGGCCGACGATCCGCTCGTGCAGCACGGTTTCCATCCGCAGAAGCTTGGCGGTCTCTTCCTCGGTCAGCGCTGTGACCGGGACGCCGGTCCACATCGACACGACCTCGGCGATCTCGCGCTCGCCAACGACGACCGTGCGCCGGTTGTCCGGCTTCATCCACTCTTCCTCGAGCTCGCGCTTCTCGGCGAGAATCTGCTTCTCGGTGTCGCGCATGCTCGCGGCCTTCTCGAACTCCTGCGCCTCGATCGCGGCTTCCTTCTCGGCGCGAACAGACCTCAGTCGGTCGTCGACCTCCTTGACGCCCGGAGGTGCCGTCATCATCTTGATGCGCATCTTGGCGCCAGCCTCGTCGACAAGGTCGATGGCCTTGTCCGGGAGGAAGCGGTCTGAGATGTAGCGGTCAGCGAGTGTCGCAGCCGCCTCGATGGCCTCATCTGTGATGGTGACGCGGTGATGCGCCTCGTAGCGATCTCGGAGTCCTTTGAGGATCTCGACGGTCTCTTCAACGCTGGGCTCGCCGACCTGGATAGGCTGGAAGCGGCGCTCAAGTGCGGGATCCTTCTCGACGTACTTGCGGAACTCATCGAGCGTGGTCGCACCGATCGTCTGCAGCTCGCCTCGCGCGAGCGCAGGCTTGATGATGCTCGCTGCATCGATAGCGCCCTCTGCGGCTCCGGCGCCGACGAGTGTGTGCATCTCATCCACGAAGAGGATGATGTCACCGCGCTCGCGAATCTCCTTCATGACCTTCTTGAGTCGATCCTCGAACTCACCGCGGTACTTGCTCCCGGCAACGAGTGCCGCGAGGTCGAGCGTGTAGAGCTGCTTGTCCTTGATGGTCTCGGGCACCTCGTCGTTGGAGATGCGCTGGGCGAGACCCTCGGCCACGGCCGTCTTGCCGACGCCGGGTTCACCGATGAGCACCGGGTTGTTCTTCGTGCGCCGCGAAAGGATCTGCATGACGCGCTCGATCTCATTGGCGCGACCGATCACGGGGTCAAGCTTGCCGTCGCGGGCCTGACGGGTGAGATTGCGTCCGTACTCATCGAGAATCGACGAGCCGTTTCCACCCCCACCGCGACGCTCCTCGGAACTCTCGGCACCCTTGCCGTAGTGCCCCGAGAGCAGCTGGATGACCGCCGAGCGGACCTTGTCGAGATCGGCGCCGAGGTTGAGCAGCACCTGCGCAGCGACACCCTCGCCTTCACGGATAAGCCCAAGAAGGATGTGCTCTGTGCCGATGTAGTTGTGCCCGAGCTGCAACGCCTCGCGCAGCGAGAGCTCAAGCACCTTCTTGGCGCGAGGCGTGAACGGGATATGCCCGGTCGGAACGAACGTGCCGCGTCCGATGAGATCTTCAACCTGCGCGTGAACGTCCTCGAGTGAGATGTTGAGCGACTCGAGCGCCTTGGCGGCGATGCCGTCCTGCTCGCGAATCAGCCCGAGCAGCAAGTGCTCGGTCCCGATGTAGTTCTGGTTGAGCATGCGCGCCTCTTCTTGGGCGTACACGACAACCCTTCGCGCCTTTTCTGTGAATCGCTCGAACATGAGAGCGCCTCCCTATCGCAGCGGTTCTCTGAGGAACCGCGAATTCGATGAACCTGTAGACGGAGTATACCCGCCGCACCGACATGAATCGGCAGGTGCACGAACAATAGCAAGGAGAGTGCCACGAATCTGAGTCACTCGGACTTAGATTTCCCCGAATTCAAGGGGATTCGACGGGCATCGAGCGATTGATGCGAGAGCGGGACTCAGGCCTCAGGCCGCATGTGGGGGAAGAGCAGCACGTCCCGGATGGATGCGGAATCGGTAAGCAGCATCACGAGCCGGTCGATACCGAGACCCATGCCGCCAGCCGGTGGCATACCGTACTCCTGCGCACGGAGGTAGTCCTCGTCGACCCACATGGCTTCGTCGTCGCCCGCGTCCTTGGCGGCCGCCTGTGCCTCGAACCGTCCGCGCTGATCGATCGGGTCGACCAGCTCCGAAAACGCGTTTGCGAACTCGCGACCTGTGATGATCAGCTCGAAGCGGTCGGTGAGCTCGGGATCGTCGTCGTTGCGTCGCGCCAAGGGCGACGTCTCGGCGGGGTACATGGTCACGAAGGTCGGCTCCATGAGCGTGTGCTCGACGAGCTTCTCGAACAGCTCGGTGATGAGCTTGCCCTTGCCGAAGCTCTTCTCGAACGGGACTTCGTGCTTGTCGCACAGCGCACACAACTCCTCGATCGAGCGCGCGAAGCTTACGTCTTCGCCTGCGGCGGCAGTGGTCAGCTCAGTCATCGTGGCGCGGCGCCAGGGGGACGCAAGCGACACGGTGGTGCCCTGATACTCCACGTCGAGCGTGCCGAGCACCTCGCTTGCGGCGCTGGTGATGATTCCCTCCGTCAGGTCCATCATCGATGCCATGTTGCCGTACGCCTGGTACGCCTCGAGCATCGTGAACTCGGGGTTGTGGCGCACGCTCATGCCCTCGTTGCGGAAGGAACGGTTGATCTCGTAGACGCGCTCAAAGCCGCCTACGAGCAGCCGCTTCAGGTACAGCTCAGGGGCGATGCGCAGATACAACGGCATGTCGAGCGCGTTGTGGTGGGTCACGAACGGCTTGGCCGTGGCACCGCCGGGAATCGCGTGCAGCATGGGCGTCTCGACCTCGAGGTAGCCCTGCGCGTCCATGTAGCGGCGGATGGCTCCGATGATGCGGAACCGGGTGGTGAACACCTCGCGCACCCCGGGGTTCGCGATGAGGTCGACGTAGCGCTGGCGGTAACGGGTTTCGGTGTCCGAGAGGCCATGGTACTTCTCGGGAAGAGGCCGGAGCGACTTCGAAAGAAGCGTGACCTGAGTCGGGGCCACGGACAACTCGCCGCGGCGTGTCCGCATGACGGTGCCGACGGCACCGATCCAGTCGCCGAGGTCGAGATCCTTGATGGCCTCGAACGCTTCATCACCGACAAGGTTCACGCGGGTGAAGAGCTGCAGGTCGCCGGTTGCGTCGCGAATGACGAGGAAGACGATCTTGCCCTGATCGCGCTTGGCTACAAGTCGGCCGGCCACGCTGACGACGATCTCGGTCTCTGCGCCGTCCGCAAGCTCCGCATGCGCGGCTTCGATTTCAGCGGCTCTCGCGGTGACATCCCAGTGATCGGCGTAGGGCTGTGCGCCGGACGCCCGCAACGCATCGAGCTTTGCTCGGCGTACGACGAATGGATCGTCCTCGATGATCTCGGCCGCCTCGCCCGCAGGTGAGGTTGCGTCCGTGCGCTCCTCGTCACCCATCGAACTAGTGCGTGATCGAGACAACGGTGAAATCGATGACCTTGCCCGAAGGAGTGGTCACTTTCACGACCTCGCCCTTCTTGTGGCCGAGGATGGCGGCACCGACAGGCGACTCGTTGCTGATCTTGTTGTCCGCGGGATCGGCCTCAGCCGAACCGACGACCTGATACGTGTGCTCGTCACCGGACGCGTCACGGAGCTTGACCTTGCTGCCCAGGTTGACCTTGTCGTTCTTCTTGGGCGCATCGATGATCGTCGCTCGAGCCAGAATCTGAGTGACCTCGATGATCCGGCTTTCGACCCACGCCTGCTCGTTCTTGGCGTCGTCGTACTCAGAGTTCTCGGAGATGTCCCCGAACTCCTTGGCCTCCTTGATGCGCTCACCAACCTCGCGGCGGCGAACCGTCTCGAGATGACGGAGCTCCTCTTCGAGCTTGGCCTGGCCTTCGGGGGTAAGAGCAACCTCTTTGTTCATGCGAGAGACTCCCAATCGTGCCCGCCAGATGGTAATGGGCGGGTCCTGTCGTAACGCGCGGGCTGCCCCGCGGATGCGGACAGCCCGTCGAATGTCCACGAAAGTATATATGAATGCGACGGCGCCGCAAGGGAGACCCCCGGCGACGCCGTAAACGTGCGGAAACTAGGAGGTCTACTCCTCGTCGCCCGCCGCAGATGACTTGGACTCCGCCTTGGCCTCGGCCTTGGCCGGCTCCTTCTTCGGCTCATCCTCTTCAGTGAGGGCGGCCTCGTCCTCCTCGAGCTTTCCCTCGGCACCCTCGCGGATGGCCTTCATGGTCTTGCCGAGCGACTTGCCGAGCTGCGGAAGGCGCTTCGGGCCGAAGAGCACGAGGATGATCACAAGGATGATGATGAGCTCGGGGGCACCGATGCCGCCGAGGAACGGAATCGCGATCGCAAGTACGGGGGTCGAGATCATTCGTTAGCCTCCATGACATAGGAAACGGTCGATACCGGTCGACCGCACTGACGCTAGCGAGTAGCGTACCACCACACCTAGACGCTCGCCACGCCCTCTGCGCGAGACAGATAGTAGAGCGTGTGGAGCAGT belongs to Coriobacteriia bacterium and includes:
- the disA gene encoding DNA integrity scanning protein DisA, with protein sequence MIDPKTRELLREELKKVAPGTHLREGLDMILAARTGALIVIGDEAGVKGLCDGGFIIDTPFTPQRVFELAKMDGAIILDQYAARIMRANAHLQPDPSLPTSETGMRHRTAERVSRQTKALVISVSQRRQIVSLYLRGRRITLEDTEVVLAKANQALQTLQNYRTRLGEVMERVTHLEFDDLVTLGDVAEAIGRFEMVRRVSHEVARYIGQLGTEGRLVRMQADELTAGIDDQYNLLVRDYAADPASRNCAAVRTRLGDLPLDRLLEPDAVAHELGLDAGDRGEQHLRPRGYRVLAQIPALPSTVVNRIVERFCSLPAMVRATAAELDDVDGVGTRRAKAIASGLSRIRAHAAV
- the greA gene encoding transcription elongation factor GreA, which produces MNKEVALTPEGQAKLEEELRHLETVRRREVGERIKEAKEFGDISENSEYDDAKNEQAWVESRIIEVTQILARATIIDAPKKNDKVNLGSKVKLRDASGDEHTYQVVGSAEADPADNKISNESPVGAAILGHKKGEVVKVTTPSGKVIDFTVVSITH
- the tatA gene encoding twin-arginine translocase TatA/TatE family subunit → MISTPVLAIAIPFLGGIGAPELIIILVIILVLFGPKRLPQLGKSLGKTMKAIREGAEGKLEEDEAALTEEDEPKKEPAKAEAKAESKSSAAGDEE
- a CDS encoding ATP-dependent Clp protease ATP-binding subunit, producing the protein MFERFTEKARRVVVYAQEEARMLNQNYIGTEHLLLGLIREQDGIAAKALESLNISLEDVHAQVEDLIGRGTFVPTGHIPFTPRAKKVLELSLREALQLGHNYIGTEHILLGLIREGEGVAAQVLLNLGADLDKVRSAVIQLLSGHYGKGAESSEERRGGGGNGSSILDEYGRNLTRQARDGKLDPVIGRANEIERVMQILSRRTKNNPVLIGEPGVGKTAVAEGLAQRISNDEVPETIKDKQLYTLDLAALVAGSKYRGEFEDRLKKVMKEIRERGDIILFVDEMHTLVGAGAAEGAIDAASIIKPALARGELQTIGATTLDEFRKYVEKDPALERRFQPIQVGEPSVEETVEILKGLRDRYEAHHRVTITDEAIEAAATLADRYISDRFLPDKAIDLVDEAGAKMRIKMMTAPPGVKEVDDRLRSVRAEKEAAIEAQEFEKAASMRDTEKQILAEKRELEEEWMKPDNRRTVVVGEREIAEVVSMWTGVPVTALTEEETAKLLRMETVLHERIVGQDEAVTAVSKAIRRARAGLKDPKRPSGSFIFLGPSGVGKTELSKALASFLFGSEDSLISLDMSEYMEKHTVSRLIGSPPGYVGFDEGGQLTEAVRRKPYSVILFDEIEKAHPDVFNVLLQVLEEGRLTDAQGRKVDFKNAIVIMTSNIGARDIVKQASLGFMPAAASGGIGYDAVKERVTGELKKLFRPEFLNRVDEVIVFHDLNTEQIEQIVDLMVDRLRVQLGQQGFGITITEEARKLLAQEGFDSTLGARPLRRAIQRLLEDPLSEQILGGNWLAGDVIEVYVEDGAAAFRKGEGIVAVSTRAATEEPEVPSKPAPTRRSGVRSGGGKASGGAAGE
- a CDS encoding TRAM domain-containing protein is translated as MEASGTRAVSATPMIEAITRVILVTGGLVGGYAATGLVDWQTELGLPRYYVIFLLIILGGAIGYVLGGIIGRELTGVWRRIEARIIDTSPADLLLSTAGLMVGLVIALFASWPLRLVKPAWLSTTVTVLLMIVLANLFMRAAQSKRRDFSAMFPRLAPPELVTAEQRVVLLDTSVVIDGRFVELRRIGFLPGTLRVPRFVLAELQTLADSADDTRRARGRRGLDLLASLPTEDAVPVFETDYPDTPLVDEKLMRLAVDAKGSLLTVDYNLQKVASVRGIEVMNLNEAATALRPNYLPGESIRLRVTKQGKEPDQGVGYLDDGTMVVVQGGKGLVGTEADIEVTSVLQTSAGRMIFARQSHANTPMGDES
- the lysS gene encoding lysine--tRNA ligase, with amino-acid sequence MGDEERTDATSPAGEAAEIIEDDPFVVRRAKLDALRASGAQPYADHWDVTARAAEIEAAHAELADGAETEIVVSVAGRLVAKRDQGKIVFLVIRDATGDLQLFTRVNLVGDEAFEAIKDLDLGDWIGAVGTVMRTRRGELSVAPTQVTLLSKSLRPLPEKYHGLSDTETRYRQRYVDLIANPGVREVFTTRFRIIGAIRRYMDAQGYLEVETPMLHAIPGGATAKPFVTHHNALDMPLYLRIAPELYLKRLLVGGFERVYEINRSFRNEGMSVRHNPEFTMLEAYQAYGNMASMMDLTEGIITSAASEVLGTLDVEYQGTTVSLASPWRRATMTELTTAAAGEDVSFARSIEELCALCDKHEVPFEKSFGKGKLITELFEKLVEHTLMEPTFVTMYPAETSPLARRNDDDPELTDRFELIITGREFANAFSELVDPIDQRGRFEAQAAAKDAGDDEAMWVDEDYLRAQEYGMPPAGGMGLGIDRLVMLLTDSASIRDVLLFPHMRPEA
- the radA gene encoding DNA repair protein RadA, producing the protein MAKTRSVWRCQNCGASALRWQGRCSDCGEFGTMVEEIEQPVGDGRRAARLSAVTLGLDEVGASEAKRSTTGIDELDRVLGGGLVAGSLVLLGGEPGIGKSTLLLQAAQAIGSTGTDVLYVCGEESPQQIGLRARRLGATSERVKLLPELDITVVEETVRERKPGVLIIDSIQTAFDSELSGAPGSVGQVRACTARLMRVAKDLGVTTLIVGHVTKDGAIAGPRVLEHMVDAVLYFEGDRDHAFRIVRAVKNRFGSSSEIGIFEMGEVGLIGVGSPSSAFIAERTEEVAGSAVMTAMEGTRPLLVEIQALVTPSYLPAPRRLATGVDTARLLQVLAVLERRAGLSFAGQDVYVSVAGGLRILEPAVDLPLALALASALRDVPIKRSIASFGELGLTGQIRPVAQAASRAKEASRFGFERVLGAAPASMTEADRGPLVSTTTIQDALAAAFGQGH